The proteins below come from a single Candidatus Eremiobacteraceae bacterium genomic window:
- the alaS gene encoding alanine--tRNA ligase, which yields MTSAELRRSFVDFFVGKGHKQLPGASLIPDAMSTTLFTIAGMEPFVPVFLGEEPAPSPRVVTVQRCLRVAGGKNDIENVGRSGRHGTFLEMLGNFSFGDYYKREAIAFAWEYLTKTLALPVERLYATVYVDDDEAAEIWRRDIGLAPERISRLREDNFWDMGPTGPCGPCSEIFYDLGPQVGCGKPTCGVGCPDCDRYIEFWNLVFQQYDRDSSGTLHPLPKKCIDTGLGFERTCMIIAGKTSIFDTDLYQDIIVSLPAGGASAVAESERAVHRRIVADHARAVVNLIADGVTPSNTDRGYVLRFLIRRAVRSGKVLGYPNAFLAGVVPAVVKSLASGYPEIAAAATEIAAKVRLEETLFEATIQRGQAILAEKIEQLKGSHTAVPGSVVFLLHDTYGFPPELTAEIASEAGLQTDMAGYRDEMRAQRERARRDAMSKRAEVRVDAGASGDVAPSVFVGYETLEAQAAVLWLGDARGAAVDSLDAGVEGLVVLDRTPFYAERGGQMGDRGVLATSGATFDVQDARYEDKSHRRVVHVGKVRAGSLKTGDRVDAIVDPVWRREIRRHHSVTHLLQRALKDVAGEGVAQRGSAVFADRTRFDFDSPVGQLAKEQRAEVSSRVNDLIRSDYHVEVEEMPFAEAVTRGVVYMKGERYGDIVRVVRFGPSVELCGGTHVGSTGEIGHFILLSESAIGAGIRRVEGLASESADAYDARIRDAAEEAGSVLTATIEQLPEAVARLARERRDLEKKLAALQSQITAGRASEYIAGAKDADGVGYIALRTLGDEGVDGRELANSIRSKWPSGVIVIASANDGKVSLVVSSSDDVAGKGATAKSIFAALAPHIDGKGGGNATLAQGGGRNADGIDAALDSVPAAISKALRG from the coding sequence ATGACTTCAGCGGAGCTGCGGCGGTCTTTCGTCGACTTTTTCGTCGGCAAAGGTCACAAGCAACTGCCCGGCGCGAGCCTCATACCGGATGCGATGTCGACGACGTTGTTCACGATCGCCGGCATGGAGCCGTTCGTGCCCGTGTTCTTGGGCGAGGAACCCGCTCCGAGCCCGCGCGTCGTCACCGTGCAGCGATGCCTGCGCGTCGCCGGCGGCAAGAACGACATCGAGAACGTCGGACGCAGCGGGCGTCACGGCACATTCCTCGAGATGCTCGGTAATTTCTCGTTCGGCGATTACTACAAGCGCGAAGCGATCGCGTTCGCGTGGGAGTACCTGACGAAGACCCTCGCGCTTCCCGTCGAGCGGCTCTACGCGACGGTGTACGTCGACGACGATGAAGCCGCGGAGATCTGGCGGCGCGACATCGGCCTGGCGCCCGAACGGATCTCGCGGCTGCGCGAAGACAACTTCTGGGATATGGGCCCGACCGGCCCCTGCGGACCTTGCTCCGAGATCTTCTACGACCTCGGGCCGCAAGTCGGGTGCGGGAAGCCGACCTGCGGGGTCGGTTGTCCGGATTGCGACCGCTACATCGAGTTCTGGAACCTCGTCTTCCAGCAGTACGACCGCGACTCGAGCGGCACGCTCCACCCGCTGCCGAAGAAGTGCATCGACACCGGCCTCGGCTTCGAGCGAACCTGCATGATCATCGCCGGCAAGACGTCGATCTTCGACACCGATCTCTATCAGGACATCATCGTGAGCCTTCCGGCGGGTGGCGCAAGCGCGGTCGCCGAGTCCGAACGTGCCGTCCATCGGCGCATCGTCGCTGATCACGCGCGCGCCGTCGTCAATCTCATCGCAGACGGCGTGACGCCGAGCAACACCGATCGCGGCTACGTCCTGCGGTTCCTCATCCGCCGGGCCGTCCGCAGCGGCAAGGTCCTAGGCTATCCGAACGCATTTCTCGCCGGCGTCGTACCCGCGGTCGTGAAATCGCTCGCGAGCGGTTATCCGGAGATCGCCGCCGCGGCGACCGAGATCGCGGCGAAGGTTCGCTTGGAAGAGACGCTTTTCGAGGCGACGATCCAACGCGGCCAGGCGATACTCGCCGAGAAGATCGAGCAGCTGAAGGGCTCGCATACCGCCGTCCCCGGCTCGGTCGTCTTCCTGTTGCACGACACGTACGGATTTCCGCCCGAGCTCACCGCCGAAATCGCAAGCGAAGCAGGCCTTCAAACCGACATGGCCGGCTATCGCGACGAGATGCGCGCGCAACGCGAACGCGCACGCCGAGACGCTATGAGCAAGCGCGCCGAAGTCCGCGTCGACGCCGGCGCTTCCGGCGACGTCGCCCCGTCGGTCTTCGTGGGGTACGAGACGCTCGAAGCGCAGGCGGCGGTGTTGTGGCTCGGCGACGCGCGAGGCGCCGCGGTCGATTCGCTCGACGCCGGCGTCGAAGGTCTCGTCGTCCTCGACCGCACGCCTTTCTATGCCGAGCGCGGCGGCCAGATGGGAGATCGCGGCGTGCTCGCGACGTCCGGCGCGACCTTCGACGTGCAAGACGCTCGCTACGAGGACAAATCGCATCGGCGCGTCGTGCACGTCGGCAAGGTGCGGGCCGGTTCGCTCAAGACCGGCGACCGCGTCGACGCGATCGTCGACCCGGTATGGCGTCGGGAGATCAGGCGCCACCATTCCGTGACGCATCTCTTGCAGCGCGCGCTCAAAGACGTCGCAGGCGAGGGTGTCGCGCAACGCGGCAGCGCCGTCTTCGCAGACCGGACGCGCTTCGACTTCGATTCGCCGGTCGGACAACTCGCGAAGGAACAGCGCGCTGAGGTCTCATCGCGAGTCAACGATCTCATCCGGTCGGACTATCACGTCGAAGTCGAGGAGATGCCGTTTGCGGAAGCGGTCACGCGCGGCGTCGTCTATATGAAGGGCGAGCGCTACGGCGACATCGTCCGCGTCGTCCGCTTCGGTCCGAGCGTAGAGCTGTGCGGCGGCACGCACGTCGGATCGACGGGAGAGATCGGCCACTTCATCCTCTTGTCGGAATCGGCGATCGGGGCGGGCATCCGTCGCGTCGAGGGCCTCGCCTCCGAATCGGCCGATGCATACGACGCGCGCATCCGCGATGCGGCGGAGGAAGCCGGGTCGGTCCTGACGGCGACCATCGAACAGCTGCCCGAAGCCGTCGCAAGGCTCGCGCGCGAGCGGCGCGATCTCGAGAAAAAGCTTGCCGCTCTTCAAAGCCAGATCACGGCCGGACGGGCGAGCGAGTACATCGCAGGCGCAAAAGATGCGGACGGCGTCGGCTACATCGCGCTGCGCACACTCGGCGACGAAGGCGTCGACGGTCGAGAGCTGGCGAATTCGATCCGATCGAAGTGGCCGAGCGGCGTCATCGTCATCGCATCGGCGAACGACGGCAAGGTCTCGCTCGTCGTCAGCTCGAGCGACGACGTCGCCGGCAAGGGTGCGACGGCGAAGTCGATCTTCGCAGCGCTCGCTCCCCATATCGACGGCAAAGGCGGCGGCAACGCGACGCTCGCCCAGGGCGGCGGCCGGAACGCTGATGGGATCGACGCCGCACTCGATTCGGTACCTGCCGCGATCAGCAAGGCGCTCCGTGGCTGA
- a CDS encoding SigB/SigF/SigG family RNA polymerase sigma factor: MSSRVRTDGAEERFDRDQTREWFSQYAASSDPEIREELVVAHLNLVRYLAVRFANRGESIDDLIQVGTVGLIKAIDRFDNERGVEFTTYATPTIIGEIKRHFRDKGWAVKVPRRLQELNLAVNRAVETLALELGRSVTVSDLATRLEASVEEIIESQELGQAYNVLSLDTELAAEGEARSATLLDYVGAHDEALELFENKANLEAAIHVLDPRERVIVYLRFYENLSQTEIAKRLNVSQMHVSRLQARALAKLKQSLKVDEG; this comes from the coding sequence ATGTCCTCACGCGTGCGGACGGACGGAGCGGAAGAGCGGTTCGACCGGGATCAGACACGGGAATGGTTCTCCCAGTACGCCGCCTCGAGCGACCCGGAGATCCGCGAAGAGCTCGTCGTCGCGCACCTCAACCTCGTGCGCTACCTCGCCGTCCGCTTCGCCAACCGCGGCGAATCGATCGACGATCTCATCCAGGTCGGCACGGTCGGCCTCATCAAGGCGATCGATCGCTTCGACAACGAGCGCGGCGTCGAGTTCACGACGTACGCGACCCCGACCATCATCGGCGAGATCAAGCGTCACTTCCGCGACAAAGGCTGGGCTGTGAAGGTGCCGCGCCGCCTCCAGGAGCTCAACCTCGCCGTCAATCGCGCGGTCGAGACGCTCGCGCTCGAGCTCGGGAGATCCGTGACCGTTTCCGACCTCGCGACTCGCCTCGAGGCGAGCGTTGAAGAGATCATCGAGAGCCAGGAACTCGGTCAGGCATACAACGTGCTTTCGCTCGACACCGAGCTCGCTGCCGAAGGCGAAGCGCGTTCGGCGACGCTGCTCGACTACGTCGGAGCGCATGACGAAGCGCTCGAGCTGTTCGAGAACAAGGCGAATCTCGAAGCGGCGATCCACGTGCTCGACCCGCGCGAGCGAGTCATCGTCTATCTGCGGTTCTACGAGAACCTCTCGCAGACCGAGATCGCGAAGCGGCTCAACGTGTCGCAGATGCACGTGTCGCGCCTGCAAGCGCGCGCGCTCGCGAAGCTCAAGCAATCCCTCAAGGTCGACGAGGGGTAG
- a CDS encoding ATP-binding protein → MRQPLSPESGANKTRRVELHIPAEPEWVGVARLTAAGIASRLDFSIEDLEDLKLAVAEACNCCIQNGGDGDLSMACELQSDRIAIAVERRGALAKPGARPPASGDDAELGGLGVFLIRALMDDVVYSSDQTGTRLTLIKRLGK, encoded by the coding sequence GTGCGCCAGCCTTTGAGCCCGGAGAGCGGGGCGAACAAGACGCGCCGCGTCGAACTTCACATCCCGGCCGAGCCGGAGTGGGTCGGCGTCGCGCGTCTCACCGCGGCCGGCATCGCGAGCCGGCTCGATTTCTCGATCGAGGATCTCGAAGACCTCAAGCTCGCCGTCGCCGAGGCCTGCAATTGCTGCATCCAAAACGGCGGCGACGGCGACCTCAGCATGGCGTGCGAACTTCAAAGCGATCGCATCGCGATCGCAGTCGAGCGTCGCGGCGCGCTGGCGAAGCCCGGCGCGCGACCGCCCGCTTCGGGCGACGACGCGGAGCTAGGAGGGCTCGGCGTGTTCCTCATCCGTGCGCTCATGGACGACGTCGTATACTCGTCCGACCAGACCGGGACCAGGCTGACGCTCATCAAACGCCTCGGGAAGTGA
- a CDS encoding STAS domain-containing protein has translation MDIKVDVRQTDGARGVSVVDLNGEIDVYTSPKVKETITDLIDKGHYALVINLENVRYIDSTGLGVLIGGLKRVREHSGTVHLVCTNPQIKKIFDITGLAKIFGIFDSEQAACASL, from the coding sequence GTGGATATCAAAGTCGACGTACGGCAGACGGATGGGGCACGCGGCGTGAGCGTCGTCGACCTCAACGGCGAGATCGACGTCTATACGTCGCCGAAGGTCAAAGAGACGATCACCGACCTCATCGACAAGGGCCACTACGCGCTCGTCATCAACCTCGAGAACGTGCGCTACATCGACTCGACGGGGCTCGGCGTCCTCATCGGCGGGCTCAAGCGCGTCCGCGAGCACAGCGGCACCGTGCATCTCGTGTGCACGAACCCGCAGATCAAGAAGATATTCGACATCACCGGCCTCGCGAAGATATTCGGCATCTTCGACTCGGAGCAGGCGGCGTGCGCCAGCCTTTGA
- a CDS encoding YtxH domain-containing protein codes for MDKGDRDSGFGFFSGLLIGGIVGAALAIVLAPGTGEETRDYIRGRAHEAKNRAVDLAYDVRDRAATVADDLRAQADQLSQMGREAYDSMRSKMNDAVDAGRKAAQSKIDDMREQ; via the coding sequence GTGGATAAAGGCGACCGTGATTCAGGGTTTGGATTTTTCTCGGGACTGCTGATCGGCGGCATCGTCGGCGCGGCGCTCGCGATCGTCCTCGCACCGGGAACCGGTGAAGAGACCCGCGACTACATCCGCGGCCGGGCGCACGAGGCGAAGAATCGCGCTGTCGATCTCGCGTACGACGTCCGCGACCGCGCGGCGACAGTTGCCGACGATCTCCGCGCGCAGGCCGACCAGCTGTCGCAGATGGGGCGCGAAGCGTACGACAGCATGCGGTCGAAGATGAACGACGCTGTCGACGCCGGCCGTAAAGCCGCGCAATCGAAGATCGACGATATGCGAGAGCAGTAG
- a CDS encoding cysteine desulfurase family protein, translating to MTRIYLDNAATTAVRPEVLDAMLPFLRQSYANPSSPHSSGQAVRRAIDEAREKTAAAIGAKPTEIVFTGGGSEADNLAIFGIMDARAERGRGFITCAIEHHAVLHAADALRRRGDDVTILPVDAEGKVEPQKLRDALDDKTVLVSIMHANNEVGTIQDVRELASIAHERGALFHTDAIQTAGHVKIDVAELGVDALSLSAHKFEGPKGVGALYVKRGTRVRPRVVGGGQEFGKRAGTENVAGIVALATALGFAVREIDVEAPRISALRDRFVDAICGKIDATALNGSRSPRLPNNASIRFDGTDASGVMIALDLAGIEVSTGSACTSGSLEASHVLTAIGLPAEKARGTVRFSLGRTTTDGEIDAVIDALPAIVEKLRGIATSTFAQPLRAR from the coding sequence ATGACGCGCATCTACCTCGATAACGCGGCGACGACCGCCGTTCGCCCGGAAGTGCTCGATGCGATGCTTCCGTTCCTCAGGCAGAGCTACGCGAATCCCTCAAGCCCGCATTCGAGCGGGCAGGCAGTTCGCCGCGCGATCGATGAGGCGCGCGAGAAGACCGCCGCGGCGATCGGCGCCAAACCGACGGAGATCGTGTTCACAGGCGGCGGCTCGGAGGCGGACAATCTCGCGATCTTCGGCATCATGGATGCGCGCGCGGAAAGAGGGCGCGGGTTCATCACCTGTGCTATCGAGCATCATGCCGTGCTCCACGCGGCGGACGCGTTGCGGCGGCGCGGCGACGACGTCACGATCCTACCAGTCGATGCCGAAGGCAAGGTCGAACCGCAAAAGCTGCGCGACGCCCTCGACGACAAGACCGTGCTCGTCAGCATCATGCATGCGAACAACGAGGTCGGCACCATCCAAGACGTGCGCGAGCTCGCATCGATCGCACACGAACGCGGTGCGCTCTTCCATACCGATGCGATCCAAACCGCAGGTCACGTGAAGATCGACGTCGCCGAGCTCGGCGTCGACGCGCTGTCCCTGTCGGCGCACAAATTCGAGGGACCGAAAGGCGTCGGTGCGCTCTACGTCAAGCGTGGCACGCGGGTGCGGCCGCGCGTCGTCGGCGGCGGGCAGGAGTTCGGCAAGCGGGCCGGCACCGAGAACGTGGCGGGCATCGTCGCGCTCGCGACGGCGCTCGGGTTCGCCGTGCGTGAGATAGATGTCGAAGCTCCGAGGATATCCGCGCTTCGCGATCGTTTCGTCGACGCGATTTGCGGGAAGATCGATGCGACGGCGCTCAACGGCTCGCGCTCGCCTCGCTTACCGAACAACGCGAGCATCCGCTTTGACGGCACCGATGCGAGCGGCGTCATGATAGCACTCGATCTCGCAGGCATCGAAGTGTCGACGGGAAGCGCGTGCACGTCGGGTTCGCTCGAGGCTTCGCACGTCTTGACCGCGATCGGATTGCCGGCCGAAAAAGCGCGCGGCACCGTGCGCTTCTCGCTCGGGCGGACGACGACCGACGGCGAGATCGATGCGGTGATCGATGCGTTGCCGGCGATCGTCGAGAAGTTGCGCGGCATCGCGACATCGACGTTCGCGCAGCCGCTGCGGGCGCGCTGA
- a CDS encoding replication-associated recombination protein A: protein MEDRPSLFGPVERPDAIDALPPDAPLAARMRPRTLEEFVGQRHIVGEGAGLRAAIETGKVPSMILWGPPGTGKTTLARLIARTAKARFVALSAVTAGVADLRRAISDASLARRNGGRHTILFIDEIHRFNKAQQDAVLPHVERGDVTLIGATTENPSFEVNSALLSRSRTYVLESLSESDLGVVVDRALIDKDRGLGGLATLTPDARSSLIALADGDARVALNTLELATEIASARAAPAVIERSDVEEAMQRRALRYDRAGDEHYDVISAFIKSIRGSDPDAAIYWLARMLEAGEDPMFVARRLVISASEDVGLADPRAMSVVVAAHNAAHTIGMPEAMFPLAEATLYLALAPKSNSTLRAYSAASEAIEQTGTLPVPLHLRNSVTGLMRRLGYGENYKYAHDFEGSRVEQQHLPDELAGRKFYDPGDNDTKT, encoded by the coding sequence ATGGAGGATAGACCGTCGCTGTTCGGGCCGGTCGAACGGCCGGACGCCATCGACGCCCTGCCGCCCGATGCGCCGCTCGCCGCGCGCATGCGGCCGCGGACGCTCGAGGAGTTCGTCGGCCAGCGCCACATCGTCGGCGAGGGCGCGGGCTTGCGCGCCGCGATCGAGACGGGCAAGGTCCCCTCGATGATCCTCTGGGGCCCGCCGGGAACCGGTAAGACGACGCTCGCGCGCTTGATCGCCCGAACGGCGAAAGCGCGATTCGTCGCGCTTTCCGCGGTCACCGCCGGCGTCGCGGATCTGCGGCGTGCTATATCCGACGCGTCGCTCGCGCGCCGCAATGGCGGGCGCCACACGATCCTGTTCATCGACGAGATCCATCGCTTCAACAAAGCGCAGCAAGACGCGGTGCTGCCGCACGTCGAGCGGGGCGATGTGACGCTCATCGGCGCGACGACCGAAAACCCGTCATTCGAAGTGAATAGCGCGCTGCTCTCGCGGAGCAGGACGTACGTGCTCGAATCGTTGAGCGAGAGCGATCTCGGAGTCGTCGTCGACCGCGCGCTCATCGATAAAGATCGCGGACTTGGCGGTCTGGCGACGCTCACCCCTGATGCGCGATCGAGCCTCATCGCGCTCGCAGACGGCGACGCGCGCGTCGCGCTGAACACGCTCGAGCTCGCGACGGAGATCGCGAGCGCGCGAGCGGCACCGGCGGTTATCGAGCGGAGCGACGTCGAAGAGGCGATGCAGCGCCGCGCGCTGCGCTACGACCGCGCCGGCGACGAGCACTACGACGTCATCTCGGCCTTCATCAAGTCGATCCGCGGCAGCGATCCGGACGCCGCGATCTATTGGCTCGCGCGCATGCTCGAAGCCGGCGAAGATCCGATGTTCGTCGCACGGCGGCTCGTCATCTCAGCCTCTGAGGACGTCGGCCTCGCCGATCCCCGAGCGATGTCCGTCGTCGTCGCAGCGCACAACGCCGCGCATACGATCGGTATGCCGGAAGCGATGTTCCCGCTCGCCGAGGCGACCCTCTACCTCGCGCTCGCTCCGAAGAGCAACTCGACCTTGCGCGCCTACTCGGCTGCCTCAGAAGCTATCGAACAGACGGGGACATTGCCCGTACCCTTACACCTCCGAAATTCTGTGACCGGCCTGATGCGCCGCCTCGGTTACGGCGAGAACTATAAGTATGCCCACGACTTCGAAGGCTCGCGCGTCGAACAGCAGCATCTTCCCGACGAACTCGCTGGCCGCAAGTTCTACGACCCCGGCGACAACGACACCAAGACCTAG
- a CDS encoding ATPase, T2SS/T4P/T4SS family, which translates to MIDFIDKKFTDLLLEKGLITPEQLTQAIERAEQNREPLDKVLVDLRAAPKDEIMWARAEEIGKIYVDLTNRKIDQEIADIVPEAVARRHKLICIGRVDKKVTLAMADPTDIFALDDVRMRTGYTPEPVLSFIDDVEHALDNIYAGDSQWQSIVGDAEDEINVVKDQEEIPDEVIVDAPVVRLADLIITQAIAQKASDIHIEPFEREVVVRYRIDGVLRTVMNPPKAIQPALISRFKIMANLNIAERRIPQDGRIQINIKRDRYDLRVSVLPCLYGESVVMRILDRKSVMVDLDRLGFHPDLLATWKKLIALPNGVLLVTGPTGSGKSTTLYASLNAINDAETKIVTIEDPVEYNIHGINQVQVHPKVGLTFAAGLRSFLRQDPDVMMVGEIRDQETALIAVQSALTGHLVLSTLHTNDSVASITRLIDMGTEPFLLASSVQGIMAQRLVRTVCSQCKRSVKVIPAIAAKFKEYNIPVDSLKLQRGEGCDLCAGSGYKGRAGIHELFAMTDEMRRLILERAPSSELKKQALSQGLRTLYHDGLIKVAQGITTLEEVLRVAVD; encoded by the coding sequence TTGATCGACTTCATCGACAAGAAATTCACGGACTTGCTGCTCGAGAAGGGGCTTATCACGCCCGAGCAGCTGACGCAAGCCATCGAGCGCGCCGAGCAGAACCGCGAGCCGCTCGACAAAGTGCTCGTCGACCTTCGTGCCGCTCCCAAAGACGAGATCATGTGGGCGCGCGCCGAGGAGATCGGCAAGATCTACGTCGACCTGACGAATCGCAAGATCGATCAAGAGATCGCGGACATCGTCCCCGAGGCGGTCGCCCGCCGCCACAAGCTCATCTGCATCGGCCGGGTCGACAAGAAGGTCACCCTCGCGATGGCCGACCCGACGGACATCTTCGCGCTCGATGACGTCCGCATGCGCACCGGCTATACGCCCGAACCGGTCCTCTCATTCATCGACGACGTCGAGCACGCGCTCGACAACATATACGCGGGCGATAGCCAGTGGCAGTCGATCGTCGGCGACGCGGAAGACGAGATCAACGTCGTCAAAGATCAAGAGGAGATCCCGGACGAGGTCATCGTCGACGCTCCGGTCGTCCGCCTCGCCGATCTCATCATCACGCAAGCGATCGCGCAGAAGGCCTCGGACATCCACATCGAGCCGTTCGAACGCGAGGTCGTCGTCCGCTATCGCATCGACGGCGTGCTCCGCACCGTGATGAACCCGCCGAAAGCGATCCAGCCGGCGCTCATCTCGCGCTTCAAGATCATGGCGAACTTGAACATCGCCGAGCGGCGCATACCGCAGGACGGCCGCATCCAGATCAACATCAAGCGCGACCGCTACGACTTGCGCGTCTCGGTCCTGCCCTGCCTCTACGGCGAGTCGGTCGTCATGCGTATCCTCGACCGCAAGAGCGTCATGGTCGACCTCGACCGGCTAGGCTTCCATCCCGACCTGCTTGCGACGTGGAAGAAGCTCATCGCTTTGCCGAATGGCGTTCTGCTCGTCACCGGACCGACCGGCTCGGGTAAATCGACAACCCTCTACGCATCGCTGAACGCGATCAACGACGCCGAGACGAAGATCGTGACGATCGAAGACCCGGTCGAATACAATATCCACGGCATCAATCAGGTCCAGGTGCATCCCAAGGTGGGCCTGACGTTCGCAGCCGGCCTGCGTTCGTTCTTGCGCCAAGACCCCGACGTCATGATGGTCGGTGAGATCCGCGACCAAGAGACGGCGCTCATCGCCGTGCAGTCGGCCCTCACCGGTCACCTCGTCCTGTCGACGCTGCACACGAACGACTCGGTCGCGTCGATCACGCGCCTCATCGACATGGGCACCGAACCGTTCTTGCTCGCGTCATCGGTGCAAGGCATCATGGCGCAGCGCCTCGTGCGCACGGTCTGCAGCCAGTGCAAGCGTTCGGTGAAAGTCATCCCGGCGATCGCCGCGAAGTTCAAGGAATACAACATCCCGGTCGACAGCCTCAAGCTCCAGCGCGGCGAGGGATGCGATCTTTGCGCCGGCTCCGGATATAAGGGGCGCGCCGGCATCCACGAGCTCTTCGCGATGACCGACGAGATGCGCCGCCTCATACTCGAACGCGCGCCTTCGTCAGAGCTCAAGAAGCAGGCCCTTTCGCAGGGCCTTCGCACGCTTTATCACGACGGCCTCATCAAGGTCGCGCAGGGCATCACGACGCTCGAAGAAGTCCTCCGCGTCGCCGTCGACTAA
- the lptC gene encoding LPS export ABC transporter periplasmic protein LptC has translation MHLRRLAILICLLAACRLAAVPAASATPTPQPKSAPKTGAAPVSVPTAPPSSTATCDKQMTFGEVTLCSNEFNFNFKTGDVQFPLPLHGRTSDGTYQADRGYGNLHSQIMNLIGHVIVHRAATHDKQGKPVEAMTLTADQTHIESKAKFYRASGNVKIVQGNMTMTAPLIVDDETHRSIRASGGVKIVRGDQTMTAPQITLDENTHVADLSGGVHAEQPPSRTFDAAEVFYNTQTQDFKAVGSVRMQFPANQPGPAGSPRPSPTPRGGVKPRASAAPSAGATPSANSASSSNSPPSPAPPASAAPSPTASRKP, from the coding sequence ATGCATCTTCGTCGCCTCGCGATCCTCATATGTCTGTTAGCCGCGTGCCGCCTCGCCGCGGTTCCAGCGGCTTCTGCGACGCCGACGCCCCAGCCGAAAAGCGCTCCTAAGACCGGCGCCGCTCCTGTATCGGTCCCGACGGCACCGCCGTCGTCGACCGCGACGTGCGACAAACAGATGACGTTCGGTGAAGTGACGCTCTGCTCGAACGAGTTCAACTTCAACTTCAAGACCGGCGACGTGCAGTTCCCGTTGCCGCTCCATGGCCGCACGTCGGACGGAACGTATCAAGCGGACCGCGGCTACGGCAATCTCCACAGCCAGATCATGAACCTCATCGGCCATGTCATCGTCCATCGCGCTGCGACGCACGACAAACAAGGCAAGCCGGTCGAGGCGATGACGCTCACCGCCGATCAGACGCACATCGAGAGCAAGGCGAAGTTCTACCGCGCATCGGGTAACGTCAAGATCGTCCAGGGCAACATGACGATGACGGCGCCGCTCATCGTCGACGACGAGACGCACCGGTCGATAAGGGCATCCGGCGGCGTCAAGATCGTCCGCGGCGATCAGACGATGACCGCGCCGCAGATAACGCTCGACGAGAACACCCACGTCGCGGATCTGAGCGGCGGCGTGCATGCGGAGCAGCCGCCGAGCCGCACGTTCGATGCGGCCGAGGTCTTTTACAACACCCAGACCCAAGATTTCAAGGCCGTCGGCTCCGTCCGGATGCAATTCCCGGCCAATCAGCCCGGGCCGGCCGGCTCGCCGCGTCCATCGCCGACGCCGCGCGGCGGCGTGAAGCCGCGCGCGAGCGCTGCACCATCGGCTGGCGCGACACCATCGGCGAATTCGGCATCATCTTCGAACTCGCCGCCGAGTCCGGCTCCGCCGGCATCCGCGGCGCCGTCGCCGACCGCATCGCGCAAGCCGTAG
- a CDS encoding L-threonylcarbamoyladenylate synthase: MRIVRVAGTPDALLLNETARCIADGGTIIFPTDTVYGIGCAAENDRAVESIFAAKRRPAEKPLAVHLALPDLADRYARKISPAANALIGKFWPGPLTIIVERKDGVCEAAGRGGATIALRCPDDDVCRAILTATGPLAATSANISRAPAYDGGDDLSALPEAALAIIAGRTKRRRESTVLDCSADTVRLVRQGALEAADVAKAIAGIAPFAR; this comes from the coding sequence ATGAGAATCGTGCGCGTCGCAGGGACGCCTGACGCCTTGCTCTTGAATGAAACGGCACGCTGCATCGCCGACGGGGGCACGATCATCTTTCCGACGGACACGGTCTACGGCATCGGCTGCGCGGCCGAAAACGATCGCGCGGTCGAGTCGATTTTCGCCGCGAAACGGCGTCCGGCCGAAAAGCCGCTCGCCGTCCACCTCGCATTGCCGGACCTCGCCGATCGCTACGCGCGAAAGATCTCGCCGGCGGCGAATGCGCTCATCGGGAAGTTCTGGCCGGGACCGTTGACGATCATCGTCGAGCGAAAAGATGGCGTGTGCGAAGCTGCCGGACGCGGCGGCGCGACGATCGCGCTTCGCTGCCCGGACGACGATGTATGTCGCGCGATCTTGACGGCGACCGGTCCGCTCGCGGCGACATCCGCTAACATCAGCCGAGCGCCCGCTTACGACGGCGGCGACGACCTCAGCGCGTTGCCCGAGGCGGCGCTTGCCATCATCGCAGGTCGGACAAAACGGCGGCGAGAAAGCACGGTGCTCGATTGCTCCGCAGATACCGTGCGCCTGGTCCGACAGGGCGCGCTCGAAGCTGCCGATGTCGCAAAAGCGATCGCCGGCATCGCCCCATTCGCGCGATGA